In the Larus michahellis chromosome 6, bLarMic1.1, whole genome shotgun sequence genome, one interval contains:
- the HES1 gene encoding transcription factor HES-1, with amino-acid sequence MPADLMEKSSASPVAATPASVNATPDKPKTAAEHRKSSKPIMEKRRRARINESLGQLKTLILDALKKDSSRHSKLEKADILEMTVKHLRSLQRAQMTAALSTDPTVLGKYRAGFSECMNEVTRFLSTCEGVNAEVRTRLLGHLASCMTQINAMNYPAPPPPPPLPPAAAFGPPLVPPGSGAGPLPGMPCKPGADAAKVYGGFQLLPASDGQFAFLIPSTAFAPGGAVLPLYGGPPTAATAASPPGPPPGTADSVWRPW; translated from the exons ATGCCGGCCGACCTGATGGAGAAGAGCAGCGCCTCGCCGGTGGCCGCCACCCCGGCCAGCGTCAACGCGACGCCCGACAAGCCTAAGACGGCGGCGGAGCACCGGAAG TCCTCCAAGCCAATCATGGAGAAGCGGCGGCGGGCGCGCATCAACGAGAGCCTGGGGCAGCTGAAGACGCTCATCCTGGACGCGCTGAAGAAGGAT AGCTCGCGGCACTCCAAGCTGGAGAAGGCTGACATCCTGGAGATGACCGTGAAGCACCTGCGGAGCCTCCAGAGAGCTCAGATGACCG CTGCGCTGAGCACAGACCCCACGGTGCTAGGGAAGTACCGTGCCGGCTTCAGCGAGTGCATGAACGAGGTGACGCGGTTCCTCTCCACCTGCGAGGGTGTCAACGCTGAGGTGCGCACCCGGCTCCTGGGCCACCTGGCCAGCTGCATGACCCAGATCAACGCCATGAACTaccctgcgccccccccgccaccaccactgCCGCCAGCTGCAGCCTTTGGGCCACCCCTGGTGCCACCGGGCAGTGGCGCGGGGCCACTCCCAGGCATGCCCTGCAAACCAGGCGCCGACGCAGCCAAGGTTTACGgtggcttccagctgctgcctgcctccGATGGGCAATTCGCCTTCCTCATCCCCAGCACCGCCTTTGCTCCCGGTGGTGCTGTGCTGCCCCTGTACGGTGGCCCACCCACAGCTGCCACCGCCGCCTCGCCGCCTGGCCCGCCACCCGGCACAGCTGACTCGGTGTGGAGACCCTGGTGA